From Halanaerobium saccharolyticum subsp. saccharolyticum DSM 6643:
ATGGATAAAACATAAAAATTCCTCCTATTGTGTTATTCTAATTTTTAAGCTTCTAGCTCTATTAAACTGGAAAATGAAAATTCATGCATTTAGTTTAACCTTCAATTTATCGTCCTCTTTTATTTTTGTTGCTAAATCAACACTCTCTCCATTTAATATTAGTTTCATTTTTTCTCGCATAGTTTCTGATATTTCATAATTTATATAATTGAATACTCCTTTTATTGTTAATGTTCTTGAAAAAGCCTTAATCTGATCTCCAGCTTGTATTTTATAATTTAAATCTTCTTTTTCTCCATTGATTTTTACTTCCCAAATCTGATCTGGCACATTTAACTCACTACCGTTAAAATAAAAACTAATTTCTTTATTACCTTTTTTTTGCAATAAACTTCTTATAGTTAAAAATCCATTTTGCTGTTCTTCAATTTCCAATTTAATACCGTCTTGTAATGGTTCTTCTAAATTTATCTTTTTTTGTTCAGAGGTAATTAAATAATTAGATTTGCTAATTTCTTCTTTTTGACCGTTATAAGTATATTCAATGCTTTCATTCTTTAGTTTTTCCGGTTGTAAATCCATAATTTGAGATAATCCATCTTTTATTGTCCTAGGTACTTTGTATTCAATTTCAGCACCATCAATTAAATCTTGATCACTATTAACCAACTTTCCATTTTGTGTTATTCTTGTCCCTACCTTATTTTTAGTTCCATTAAGATAAATAATATAATTAAATAAATCAGAATCTGGAATCACATCTCTAATTTTAGCTTCAGCATCAACTCCAGGTCTTCCAGGTTTAAAGCTGATTTTATCACCATTATTTACTCTTTGCTTTAAACCAACTTTTTTACTATTAAGTAAAATCTCACCTGAAGTTCCCATTTCCCCTTTTATAATTTCAAGTTTGCCATTTACAGTAGCTGTAATTCCCATCCCGGGGTGTGGACGAAACTGATCTAATTCAATATCTGCGGCTAACAAAGCATCTGACACTTTGGGTTGAGAAAGAGTTAATAAATTAATGCGCTCTCCATTGACCTCAACTTCTAAAAATACAGCCTTACTTTTAGTTTCGATAGTTGTTATAGCTATTCCAATTGGTGTTAAAGTTTGTATAGTATTTACTCCATTTATCTCTCCCTTAATGTTATCTAAATCTTCTCTTTTTCTTATTCCAATTCTATTTTTAATAATATCCATTTTTTTAGAAAATCTTTCTGTCAAACCAGGAGTTAAACTACCTCCGCCTATAAATATAACTGCTTGTGGCGGACTAGAATTAATTTCTAAAATCTTATCTGCAATAGATTTACTTAACTGATCCAATTCTTTTTCTATTGTTTTCAGAATTTCTTCTTTACTCAAATCTAAAGTTTCACCTAAAATTGTTTTTACTTCCAATCTGTCATTTCCATTTAGATTACACTTTAATTTCTCAGCATTATTGTAATCTACCAAAAAATTTTCTGATATAGTTTCAGTAATTTCATCACCCGCTATTGGTACCATTGCATAACCGGAAATAGATCCATTTTTAGTAATTGCAATAT
This genomic window contains:
- a CDS encoding cell division FtsA domain-containing protein yields the protein MTDEITFALDIGTRTIIGILIKKNENNYDVIHSAVREHQTRAMLDGQIHNVARVADSVAEVKKELEEKSGLSLKNVAIAAAGRALKTVMQTHKIKLERSRYIEEADLKTLELEAIQQSQKKLKNSNSISEFKNNLKQKKQNKNETDYHFVGYTVRKYRLDGMEIGHLLGQRGKIIEVELVATFLPRIVIDSLLSVINRVGLEVEHLTLEPIAASHVVIPEAMINFNLALVDIGAGTSDIAITKNGSISGYAMVPIAGDEITETISENFLVDYNNAEKLKCNLNGNDRLEVKTILGETLDLSKEEILKTIEKELDQLSKSIADKILEINSSPPQAVIFIGGGSLTPGLTERFSKKMDIIKNRIGIRKREDLDNIKGEINGVNTIQTLTPIGIAITTIETKSKAVFLEVEVNGERINLLTLSQPKVSDALLAADIELDQFRPHPGMGITATVNGKLEIIKGEMGTSGEILLNSKKVGLKQRVNNGDKISFKPGRPGVDAEAKIRDVIPDSDLFNYIIYLNGTKNKVGTRITQNGKLVNSDQDLIDGAEIEYKVPRTIKDGLSQIMDLQPEKLKNESIEYTYNGQKEEISKSNYLITSEQKKINLEEPLQDGIKLEIEEQQNGFLTIRSLLQKKGNKEISFYFNGSELNVPDQIWEVKINGEKEDLNYKIQAGDQIKAFSRTLTIKGVFNYINYEISETMREKMKLILNGESVDLATKIKEDDKLKVKLNA